The Chrysiogenia bacterium genome includes a window with the following:
- a CDS encoding phosphotransferase family protein yields MRDTAPIRPGEQLDLARLQRYLSGKIDGAEQGIELEQFPGGHSNLTYLLRTGGREYVLRRPPLGPVPPKAHDMAREFRVLDRVAPLFPPAPAVYLLCEDPGVAGATFYLMERRRGVILRREFPADWRGQANPEKIAHAFLDTLAQLHAVDIERHDLAALGRPEGFLERQVRGWSRRWEGSRTTELPVMDRLSAWLTTNLPVSPPATLVHNDYKLDNVMLDEADPGRVTAVLDWEMSSVGDPLVDLGIVLCYWPQAGDSAWRRNAISPLTTEPGWPSRADLLARYHRKTGRDLANIAYYEVFGIFKLAVVLQQIYYRFHVGQTRDERFRDFDKRVAGLAEAARQVMESA; encoded by the coding sequence ATGCGCGACACCGCTCCCATCCGTCCCGGCGAACAGCTCGACCTCGCTCGCCTGCAACGCTACCTTTCAGGCAAGATCGACGGGGCGGAGCAGGGAATCGAGCTCGAGCAATTCCCCGGCGGCCACTCGAACCTCACCTACCTGCTGCGCACGGGTGGGCGCGAATACGTCCTGCGCCGTCCGCCGCTCGGCCCCGTGCCGCCCAAGGCGCACGACATGGCGCGCGAGTTCCGCGTGCTCGACCGCGTCGCGCCGCTGTTCCCTCCCGCGCCCGCGGTTTATCTGCTGTGCGAAGACCCTGGGGTTGCCGGCGCCACGTTCTATCTGATGGAGCGCCGGCGCGGCGTCATTCTGCGCCGAGAGTTCCCCGCCGATTGGCGCGGGCAGGCGAACCCCGAAAAGATCGCCCACGCCTTTCTCGACACGCTGGCCCAACTCCACGCCGTCGACATCGAGCGCCACGATCTCGCCGCCCTCGGCCGCCCCGAAGGCTTCCTCGAGCGGCAAGTGCGCGGCTGGAGCCGCCGCTGGGAAGGCTCGCGCACCACCGAGCTACCTGTTATGGACCGCCTCAGCGCATGGCTCACTACGAACCTGCCCGTCTCGCCGCCCGCCACGCTGGTCCACAACGACTACAAGCTCGACAACGTGATGCTCGACGAAGCCGACCCAGGGCGCGTCACCGCCGTGCTCGACTGGGAGATGAGCTCGGTCGGAGACCCCCTCGTCGACCTCGGCATTGTGCTCTGCTACTGGCCCCAGGCGGGTGACAGCGCATGGCGGCGCAACGCCATCAGCCCGCTCACCACCGAGCCTGGCTGGCCCTCGCGAGCCGACCTGCTCGCCCGCTACCATCGGAAGACCGGCCGCGACCTGGCGAACATCGCCTACTACGAGGTCTTCGGCATCTTCAAGCTCGCCGTGGTCTTGCAGCAGATCTACTACCGCTTCCACGTCGGGCAGACGCGGGACGAACGCTTCCGCGACTTCGACAAGCGCGTGGCGGGGTTGGCCGAGGCGGCGCGGCAGGTGATGGAATCGGCGTGA